The proteins below are encoded in one region of Plutella xylostella chromosome Z, ilPluXylo3.1, whole genome shotgun sequence:
- the LOC125491216 gene encoding uncharacterized protein LOC125491216 yields the protein MSTLLSNLTLVSNKLLYRAAINDVFSLLESSLLTISFKIEDVVNSIALISSNVLHPSVITPAELYEDLVKTHHHIPTSKHLPIDLYLQNMNTLINISKLLCYYMDNKVVFVLKIPLVSNKIYNLYHSIPLPLPHNLNLTDSFVMIVPTYKYIAVTLDKTRYSNFDDLQHCKHMINQNYICEIFVIHDSSTNPICEIEILTKPMKTVPKQCNIKFIHGYIDIWQPMKNSKWIFTQSVPSKLSIQCHENMYELNVFGTGILTLPNQCVGFCKNTQLIPSIPVYSMNITRVENNFNIINDSCCNMEKFLKTSVPRDSLNNYNLEKIKEFPEIQVKPILKDLDQMINRQHMVKYGTHYSIMFWITLVLVIVFFFVFMFKFGRSRYLNNYPLNAEISPENINVSTLSTQTETSPAPHPRLRNDL from the coding sequence ATGTCTACTTTACTTAGTAATTTAACTCTCGTAAGTAACAAGCTGCTTTATAGAGCAGCCATTAACGATGTTTTTAGCTTATTAGAAAGTAGTTTATTAACCAtatcttttaaaattgaaGATGTAGTTAATAGTATAGCATTAATCAGTAGTAATGTTCTGCACCCTTCTGTTATAACTCCTGCTGaattgtatgaagatttggtTAAGACTCACCATCATATACCGACCTCTAAACACCTTCCTATAGAtttgtatttacaaaatatgaatACTCTTATAAACATTTCGAaactattatgttattatatggACAATAAGGTTGtgtttgtattaaaaataccactagttagtaataaaatttataatctgTACCACAGCATACCGTTACCTTTGCCTCACAACCTAAATCTCACTGATTCTTTTGTGATGATTGTGCctacttataagtatatagCTGTTACTCTGGATAAAACACGTTATTCTAATTTCGACGACCTTCAACATTGCAAACATAtgataaatcaaaattatatttgtgaAATTTTTGTAATACACGATTCTAGCACTAATCCTATTTGTGAAATTGAAATATTGACGAAACCTATGAAAACTGTCCCTAAGCAATGTAATATCAAGTTCATTCATGGATATATAGATATATGGCAACCAATGAAAAATAGTAAATGGATTTTCACACAATCAGTACCCTCCAAACTATCTATACAATGTCACGAAAACATGTAcgaattaaatgtatttggtACTGGCATACTAACCTTGCCCAATCAATGTGTAGGTTTTTGTAAAAACACCCAACTTATACCATCAATCCCTGTGTACAGCATGAACATTACTCGTGTAgagaataattttaatattattaatgataGTTGTTGTAATATGGAAAAATTCCTTAAAACAAGTGTGCCCCGTGATTctctaaataattataatttagaaaaaataaaagaattccCAGAAATTCAagttaaacctattttaaaagACCTGGACCAAATGATAAACAGGCAACATATGGTGAAATACGGGACCCACTATTCAATTATGTTCTGGATAACCCTTGTACTTGTAATTGTAttcttttttgtgtttatgttcAAGTTTGGTCGCAGTCGCTATTTGAATAATTATCCCCTTAACGCTGAAATTTCTCctgaaaatattaatgtttcCACCCTTAGTACTCAAACTGAAACCAGTCCAGCTCCTCATCCGAGACTTCGTAATGACTTATAA